Genomic segment of Gilliamella apis:
TATTGTGTTTTTATCATTAATGATTCAATAAAATCTTCTACTATTTGATAAGCTTTTTGTGCCCCTTCTAAATTCATATCAATGAAAGTTTGATCATAAATTGGCATATTATCGTCGTCATTTTCATTTTCGATACTATCTCTAATATTAAATATATAGAAAACTGATACATTCCAATCTTGATTATACTCATAAATATAAGTACACCTTAAAACACTTTTACGATAGAAATTAATTTCTAAAGCTTCTGTTTGCGAAGGTAACCAATCTACTTGAGTCATAATTAGGGTGTTTTGATGTGGATAAAATCTATGTAATTCGATGCCATTATTAAATGGTTTTGATAATCCAATGCATCCGTACAAATATAAATATTAACGAAAACGTATAAATACCATGAAAAAATGGTAGCATGAAAAACCCAAAAAAATATAACTATTAATATGATTAGCAGGATGAGCCATATAAAATCCAATTTATAAAACTAGCTATAACAAAATTCCTTTCAGTTAGGATTATCACGGATAAATATTTATGTCAAAAAATGAGGATTTTTTATTAATCCTCAAAAATTAAGAAAAAGTATTTTAACTTATTAATTTGTTTCAATGAATGATTCAATATTCATTACTGTTGCAAATCGCATCAATGCCGACATAAAGCTATTATGAACATCTGACGATGAAATAATATTACCGTTAAATTCAAGATCACGGGTAGTACAAGCATCATGAATTAAAATTGGTTGGTAATTGAGTTCATATGCACAACGAGTTGTAGAATCAACGCACATATGACTCATCATGCCACAAATGACCAGCTGGGTTATTTCTGCTTGCTTTAACTTCTGCTGTAATTGTGTTTGATAAAAACTATTCGGATAAGCCTTTTCAATCACAAGTTCATTATGTTCTTGAATAGGAAGTAATTTAGGATGTAACTGACAACCATAACTATTTTTAACAAAGAAAACAGCATTATCATCTTGGTTTATGTGCTGGATATAAATAATCGGTAATTGCTTTTGGCGGAAATAATTTTGTAGCTTTAAGGTACATTGCAATGTCTGTTCGGTATTGTTTAATGGGTATTTTCCATTGGGAAAATAATCATTTTGTACATCAATAATCATCAATGCTTGAGTCATTTTGCTCTCCTTTGTAATGTTTTGTGTTATTATTTTGAAATAATCAACCTCTAAATGACATAGCAAATTAAAGTAATAAACCTCAGTCAGCTTTCA
This window contains:
- a CDS encoding cysteine hydrolase family protein; the encoded protein is MTQALMIIDVQNDYFPNGKYPLNNTEQTLQCTLKLQNYFRQKQLPIIYIQHINQDDNAVFFVKNSYGCQLHPKLLPIQEHNELVIEKAYPNSFYQTQLQQKLKQAEITQLVICGMMSHMCVDSTTRCAYELNYQPILIHDACTTRDLEFNGNIISSSDVHNSFMSALMRFATVMNIESFIETN